In Mixta intestinalis, the following are encoded in one genomic region:
- the hslO gene encoding Hsp33 family molecular chaperone HslO: protein MAHQDQMHRYLFENHAVRGELVNLSDTWREIISGHDYPQPVQQLLGELLVATSLLTATLKFEGDITVQLQGDGALSLAVINGNNRQEMRGVARMQGDIAPGSTLKEMVGNGYLVITISPEKGERYQGVVGLEGETLAACLEDYFMRSEQLPTRLFIRTGEYEGQPGAAGILLQVLPAQNADPEDFNHLATLTETIKTEELIGLPANEVLWRLYNQEEVTVYDPQSVSFKCSCSRERCGEVLKTLPQEEVDQILKEDGQIDMHCDYCGSHYLYDAVDIAAIRNDSSNGSEQIH, encoded by the coding sequence ATGGCTCATCAAGACCAAATGCACCGTTACCTGTTCGAAAACCACGCGGTTCGCGGCGAACTGGTTAACCTGTCCGATACGTGGCGGGAAATTATTTCCGGGCACGATTATCCGCAGCCGGTTCAGCAGCTACTGGGCGAACTTCTGGTCGCTACCAGCTTGCTGACCGCCACGCTGAAATTTGAAGGCGACATTACGGTTCAGCTTCAGGGCGATGGCGCACTGTCGCTGGCGGTGATTAACGGTAATAACCGTCAGGAAATGCGTGGCGTAGCGCGTATGCAGGGCGATATCGCACCGGGCAGTACGCTGAAAGAGATGGTTGGCAATGGCTATCTGGTTATCACCATCTCCCCGGAGAAAGGCGAACGCTACCAGGGCGTGGTAGGCCTGGAAGGTGAGACGCTGGCAGCCTGCCTGGAAGACTATTTTATGCGTTCTGAACAGCTGCCGACGCGCCTGTTTATTCGCACCGGCGAATATGAAGGCCAGCCGGGTGCTGCCGGTATCCTGTTGCAGGTGCTGCCTGCCCAGAACGCCGATCCGGAAGATTTCAATCACCTGGCAACGCTGACGGAAACCATCAAAACCGAAGAACTGATCGGCCTGCCTGCGAACGAGGTGCTGTGGCGTCTCTATAACCAGGAAGAAGTGACGGTTTATGATCCGCAAAGCGTCAGCTTTAAGTGTTCCTGCTCACGTGAGCGCTGCGGTGAAGTGCTGAAAACGCTGCCGCAGGAAGAGGTCGATCAGATCCTGAAGGAAGACGGGCAGATCGATATGCACTGCGACTATTGCGGCAGCCATTATCTTTACGATGCGGTAGATATCGCCGCTATTCGCAACGATTCCAGTAATGGTAGCGAACAGATCCATTAA
- the envZ gene encoding two-component system sensor histidine kinase EnvZ, with protein MKRLRFSPRSSFARTLLLIVTLLFVSLVTTYLVVLNFAILPSLQQFNKVLAYEVRMLMTDRLQLEDGTQLEVPPAFRREIYRELGISLYTNAAAEESGLRWAQHYQFLSDQMARQLGGPTDVRVEVNKNSPVVWLKTWLSPDIWVRVPLTEIHQGDFSPLFRYTLAIMLLAIGGAWLFIRIQNRPLVELERAALQVGKGIIPPPLREYGASEVRSVTRAFNQMASGVKQLADDRTLLMAGVSHDLRTPLTRIRLATEMMSEEDGYLAESINKDIEECNAIIEQFIDYLRTGQEMQTERADLNAVLNEVVAAESGYEREIEDAVMPEELMLDINPLSIKRAAANMVVNAARYGNGWIKVSSGRELQRAWFQVEDDGPGIKPEQLKHLLQPFVRGDSARSTSGTGLGLAIVQRIIDAHQGSLDIGISERGGLRIRAWLPLSDTPHPSGGLPSASATS; from the coding sequence ATGAAGCGACTCCGCTTTTCTCCCCGCAGTTCGTTTGCGCGCACGCTGCTGCTGATCGTCACGCTGCTGTTTGTCAGCCTGGTGACCACCTATCTGGTGGTGCTTAACTTCGCTATTCTGCCCAGCCTACAGCAGTTTAATAAGGTGCTGGCGTATGAAGTGCGGATGTTAATGACTGACCGACTGCAACTGGAAGACGGCACCCAGCTGGAAGTGCCGCCGGCGTTCCGGCGTGAGATCTACCGTGAACTGGGGATCTCTCTTTATACCAATGCGGCGGCGGAGGAGAGCGGATTACGTTGGGCTCAGCACTATCAGTTTTTAAGCGATCAGATGGCGCGTCAGCTTGGTGGCCCTACCGATGTGCGGGTTGAAGTGAACAAGAATTCGCCGGTAGTGTGGCTAAAAACCTGGCTTTCTCCCGACATCTGGGTACGCGTGCCGCTGACGGAAATTCATCAGGGCGATTTCTCGCCGCTGTTCCGCTATACGCTGGCGATTATGCTGTTGGCGATTGGGGGAGCCTGGCTGTTTATTCGCATTCAGAACCGACCGCTGGTGGAGCTGGAGCGCGCCGCATTGCAGGTAGGGAAAGGTATTATTCCACCGCCGCTGCGCGAGTATGGGGCCTCAGAAGTGCGTTCGGTTACGCGCGCCTTTAACCAGATGGCTTCCGGCGTTAAGCAACTGGCGGACGATCGTACGCTGCTGATGGCAGGCGTCAGTCACGATCTCCGTACGCCGCTGACCCGTATTCGTCTGGCGACGGAGATGATGAGTGAAGAGGATGGCTACCTGGCAGAGTCAATCAATAAAGATATTGAAGAGTGTAACGCCATTATCGAGCAGTTTATTGATTATCTGCGCACCGGCCAGGAGATGCAGACCGAACGCGCCGATCTTAACGCCGTGCTGAATGAGGTAGTGGCGGCGGAAAGCGGCTATGAGCGCGAAATCGAGGATGCGGTTATGCCGGAAGAGCTGATGCTGGATATCAATCCGCTCTCAATTAAGCGCGCAGCGGCTAATATGGTGGTAAACGCGGCGCGTTATGGCAACGGCTGGATCAAGGTCAGCAGCGGGCGTGAGTTACAGCGCGCCTGGTTCCAGGTGGAAGATGATGGTCCGGGCATTAAGCCGGAGCAGCTCAAGCATCTGTTACAACCTTTTGTGCGCGGCGATAGCGCGCGCAGCACCAGCGGTACCGGCCTGGGGCTGGCGATTGTACAGCGTATTATTGATGCCCATCAGGGCTCGCTGGATATCGGCATTAGCGAGCGTGGCGGCCTGCGTATTCGCGCCTGGCTACCGTTGTCCGATACGCCGCACCCGTCAGGGGGGTTACCTTCAGCCTCTGCCACAAGCTAA
- the yrfG gene encoding GMP/IMP nucleotidase, which yields MQLEINWRDIDTVLLDMDGTLLDLAFDNYFWLTLVPQRLSQQRNLSLAEANRFIMAKYQAVQHTLNWYCLDYWSRELELDIRAMTWEVRSRARLRADTLPFLHALRVSGKRTILLTNAHPFNLDVKLQQTGLDRHLDLLLSTHTFGFPKEDQRLWQAVEQHTGFEKQRTLFIDDSEPVLDAAQRWGIACCLGVGNPDSGQPAKTFARHQSISDYRTLLGALTPEAR from the coding sequence ATGCAGCTTGAGATTAACTGGCGCGATATTGACACCGTATTGCTGGATATGGATGGCACACTGCTCGATCTGGCGTTCGATAACTATTTCTGGCTAACGCTGGTGCCGCAAAGGCTGAGCCAGCAGCGCAACCTCTCTCTGGCTGAAGCCAACCGCTTCATTATGGCGAAATACCAGGCGGTGCAGCATACGCTAAACTGGTATTGTCTGGACTACTGGAGCCGCGAGCTGGAACTGGATATCCGCGCCATGACCTGGGAAGTACGTAGCCGCGCCCGACTACGCGCCGATACCCTTCCCTTTCTGCATGCTCTGCGCGTCAGCGGCAAGCGCACTATTCTACTTACTAACGCGCATCCTTTTAATCTGGACGTAAAACTTCAGCAAACCGGACTCGATCGGCACCTTGATTTATTGCTATCGACCCATACATTTGGCTTTCCGAAAGAAGATCAGCGTTTATGGCAGGCCGTAGAGCAGCATACCGGCTTTGAAAAACAGCGAACGTTGTTCATCGACGACAGCGAGCCGGTACTGGATGCCGCGCAACGCTGGGGAATCGCCTGCTGCCTTGGCGTCGGCAATCCCGATTCCGGTCAGCCCGCAAAAACTTTTGCTCGCCATCAGAGCATCAGCGACTACCGAACCTTGCTCGGCGCGCTGACGCCAGAGGCGCGGTAA
- the pckA gene encoding phosphoenolpyruvate carboxykinase (ATP), with amino-acid sequence MRANGLTPQDLVAYGITDTVEVVHNPDYETLFKEETRPELSGYERGTLTQSGAIAVDTGIFTGRSPKDKYIVRDATTRDTLWWNDQGKGKNDNQPLSEETWQALKSCVTQQLSGKRLFVIDAWCGANPDTRLSVRFITEVAWQAHFVKNMFIRPDEEGLASFKPDFVVMNGAKCTNPDWQQQGLHSENFVAFNLSENMQLIGGTWYGGEMKKGLFAVMNYLLPLKGIAAMHCSANVGEKGDVAIFFGLSGTGKTTLSTDPKRQLIGDDEHGWDDDGVFNFEGGCYAKTINLSEQAEPEIYHAIRRDALLENVVVRNDGSIDYSDASKTENTRVSYPIYHIENIVKPVSKAGHAKKVIFLTADAFGVLPPVSRLSPDQTQYHFLSGFTAKLAGTERGVTEPTPTFSACFGAAFLTLHPTQYAEVLVKRMQAAGAEAYLVNTGWNGTGKRISLKDTRAIINAILNGDLSDAETHTLPIFNLEVPVALAGIDSHILDPRNTWQDPSLWESRALDLAQRFINNFEKYTDTPAGAALVSAGPQV; translated from the coding sequence ATGCGCGCTAATGGCCTGACGCCACAGGATCTCGTCGCTTATGGCATCACCGATACGGTTGAAGTGGTTCATAATCCCGATTATGAAACTTTATTTAAGGAAGAAACCCGACCGGAGCTGAGCGGCTATGAGCGTGGCACGCTAACGCAGTCCGGCGCGATCGCTGTCGACACCGGTATCTTCACCGGACGATCGCCAAAAGATAAATATATTGTGCGTGACGCAACCACGCGCGATACCCTGTGGTGGAACGACCAGGGCAAAGGGAAAAACGATAACCAGCCTTTGTCTGAGGAAACCTGGCAGGCACTGAAATCCTGCGTAACGCAGCAGCTTTCCGGTAAACGCCTGTTCGTTATTGACGCCTGGTGTGGCGCGAACCCCGATACACGCCTGAGCGTGCGTTTTATTACCGAAGTCGCCTGGCAGGCGCATTTCGTCAAAAATATGTTTATTCGCCCCGATGAGGAAGGTCTCGCCAGCTTTAAGCCCGATTTCGTGGTGATGAACGGTGCAAAATGTACCAATCCTGACTGGCAGCAGCAGGGCCTGCATTCAGAGAACTTTGTCGCTTTTAACCTTAGCGAGAATATGCAGCTGATTGGCGGCACCTGGTACGGCGGCGAAATGAAAAAAGGGCTGTTCGCGGTAATGAACTACCTGTTGCCGCTGAAAGGTATCGCCGCGATGCACTGCTCGGCTAACGTTGGTGAGAAGGGCGACGTTGCGATCTTCTTCGGTCTTTCCGGCACCGGAAAAACCACGCTTTCCACCGATCCGAAACGCCAGCTTATCGGCGACGATGAGCACGGCTGGGACGACGACGGCGTGTTTAACTTTGAAGGCGGCTGCTACGCGAAAACCATCAACCTGTCGGAGCAGGCAGAGCCAGAAATTTATCACGCTATCCGCCGCGATGCGCTGCTGGAAAACGTTGTGGTACGCAACGATGGTTCGATTGATTACAGCGACGCCAGCAAAACAGAGAATACACGCGTCTCTTATCCCATTTATCACATTGAAAATATCGTCAAACCGGTTTCTAAAGCAGGCCATGCGAAGAAAGTGATCTTCCTGACCGCCGATGCCTTCGGCGTGCTGCCACCGGTTTCGCGCCTGTCACCCGATCAGACGCAGTATCATTTCCTTTCCGGCTTTACCGCCAAGCTGGCCGGTACCGAGCGCGGCGTCACCGAACCGACACCAACCTTCTCCGCCTGCTTTGGCGCGGCTTTTTTAACGCTGCATCCAACCCAATATGCAGAAGTGTTGGTGAAGCGGATGCAGGCGGCGGGCGCGGAAGCTTATTTGGTCAACACCGGCTGGAACGGCACCGGCAAACGTATTTCGTTGAAGGACACGCGCGCCATCATTAATGCGATCCTTAACGGCGATCTGTCAGATGCGGAAACCCATACGCTGCCGATCTTTAATCTTGAGGTGCCGGTAGCGCTGGCCGGGATCGATAGCCATATTCTCGATCCGCGTAATACCTGGCAGGATCCTTCTCTGTGGGAAAGCCGTGCGCTGGATTTGGCACAGCGCTTTATTAATAACTTTGAGAAGTACACTGACACCCCAGCCGGGGCTGCCCTGGTTTCTGCCGGTCCACAGGTTTAA
- the ompR gene encoding two-component system response regulator OmpR has product MQENYKILVVDDDMRLRALLERYLTEQGFQVRSVANAEQMDRLLTRESFHLMVLDLMLPGEDGLSICRRLRSQSNPMPIIMVTAKGEEVDRIVGLEIGADDYIPKPFNPRELLARIRAVLRRQANELPGAPSQEEAVIAFGKFKLNLGTREMFREDEPMPLTSGEFAVLKALVSHPREPLSRDKLMNLARGREYSAMERSIDVQISRLRRMVEEDPAHPRYIQTVWGLGYVFVPDGTKA; this is encoded by the coding sequence ATGCAAGAAAACTACAAAATTCTGGTCGTTGACGATGACATGCGCCTGCGTGCGCTGTTGGAGCGTTATCTGACAGAACAGGGTTTTCAGGTGCGCAGCGTGGCTAACGCCGAGCAAATGGATCGCCTGTTAACCCGCGAATCTTTCCACCTGATGGTGCTTGATCTGATGTTGCCGGGAGAAGATGGTTTATCGATCTGCCGCCGTCTGCGCAGCCAAAGCAACCCCATGCCGATCATTATGGTGACGGCGAAAGGCGAAGAGGTCGATCGTATCGTTGGGCTGGAAATCGGTGCCGATGACTATATACCGAAGCCGTTTAACCCGCGTGAGCTGCTGGCGCGTATCCGTGCCGTGCTGCGCCGTCAGGCCAACGAGCTGCCGGGCGCACCTTCGCAGGAAGAAGCGGTAATCGCCTTTGGTAAATTTAAGCTGAACCTCGGCACGCGTGAAATGTTCCGTGAAGATGAGCCAATGCCGTTAACCAGCGGCGAGTTTGCGGTACTGAAGGCGCTGGTCAGCCATCCACGCGAGCCGCTGTCACGCGATAAGCTGATGAACCTGGCGCGTGGGCGAGAATACAGCGCCATGGAACGCTCCATTGATGTGCAGATTTCGCGCCTGCGTCGTATGGTGGAAGAGGATCCGGCGCATCCACGCTATATCCAGACCGTCTGGGGCCTGGGCTACGTTTTTGTACCGGACGGCACTAAAGCATGA
- the hslR gene encoding ribosome-associated heat shock protein Hsp15, whose product MKEKTAEGVRLDKWLWAARFYKTRAIAREMIEGGKVHYNGQRSKPSKLVELDAELTLRQGNDERTVIIRAVTDQRRPASEAQQLYSETPESVEKREKMAQARKLNALTMPHPDRRPDKKERRDLMKFKFSGDE is encoded by the coding sequence ATGAAAGAGAAAACCGCAGAAGGCGTTCGGCTCGACAAATGGCTGTGGGCGGCGCGCTTTTATAAAACCCGTGCCATAGCGCGTGAAATGATTGAAGGCGGCAAGGTTCACTATAACGGGCAACGCAGCAAGCCCAGCAAACTGGTTGAACTGGATGCCGAACTAACTTTACGTCAGGGCAACGATGAGCGCACCGTTATCATCCGTGCCGTTACCGATCAGCGTCGTCCCGCCAGCGAAGCACAGCAGCTTTACAGCGAAACGCCGGAAAGCGTGGAAAAACGCGAGAAGATGGCGCAGGCGCGTAAGCTGAACGCGCTGACGATGCCGCATCCCGATCGTCGGCCAGATAAAAAAGAGCGCCGCGATCTGATGAAATTTAAATTTTCTGGCGACGAATAA